Part of the Carcharodon carcharias isolate sCarCar2 chromosome 20, sCarCar2.pri, whole genome shotgun sequence genome is shown below.
AGCTTAGAAATGTTCAGTTAAACATGGAAGCTGGCTGTCCCTCCGTGTATTGACACACTATCTTTTTTTGCTTCTTTAACATTGTCAAGTGTCCCTCTCCCCAGATCCTTGATGGTCaaaattccccctcccccaagtgTCTAACTAGGGTAAAGGAATAGAGAAATCTGGGGGTACAGATGCACGGATTACTAAAAGTAGAAACGCAAATTAAGAATTAGACTAACCAAGCATTGGGGTCCATTTCTGGAAGGATAAAATTTAAAAGCAGAGATGTTGTGTTAaacttgtacagaaccttggttggAACACTTTGGACTACTGTgaacatattataaaaaggatacagaggtcCTGGGAAAGGTGCAAAAAGGTTTTACTAATGATAACCAAACTATCAAGAAACATTGAGCAGACTTGCGTTTTCTTCTCTCGAAAGCAGAGGActgagaggagatctaatagaTCTTTTTttcactggcaaggtcaacatttgttgctTATCCCAAATCGgctttgagaaaatggtggtgaggtcTTTAGCATTACAAAAAGGTTTGATAGGATAGACATAGAGAGGATGTTTCGCCTTACAGACAAGAACAGAACTATGAAAGATACTCATTGATAAATCCAATAAATGGAATTTTTTAccacaaggaatagttgaggtgaataacataAAAGCATTTAAGGGAAAAATAGATAAACAAGAAAGGGAGACGAATAGAAGGTTATTTTGATAAGGTTAGGTGATGCAGGGTGGAAGGATGATCATGCAGAGACTGGCATGGACCTGCTGGGTTGAATGGTTTGCTTCTTTGCTATAAATACATTGTAAAATCCTATTATAGACTCTCTATCAATCCAGTTAATCTCCTTTGACAGCCTCAATACAATCCATATCATCATAAACTCAAACTACTCATTTAATCTCCTTCCACATTTCATGCACGCTCTACCTTATTATCACCCATTAAATCTCCTTCTACAGCCCATTACACTCTACACTATCATGGAATCCAGAGCTGTGGCATTGCTCTTGTCCCTTCCAAAGGTTAAATCACAATAAACTCCAGACTCATATGATAAATTATTTACCCCTGACAGGCTGCCTACCTTGGCATGATTCTCTCATGGTTCCAGCAGTTCAGGAAACATTATGTCCTAGGCAGCGTTCAATCTCTTCTCTATCTGTACTTACTCTTAATCCTGTGCCTAACCAGATTTTCATCAGGTCCTGTTGTTAATAGACTGTTTTCCCTATGAGCCTATTTCCCATTCTGTGAAAGGAGAAAACATCCTTCAAATCTCAAGGCTTAACTTTCTATTGATACTTCCACAACAACATGTGCTTCACTTGATGGAAGCTATCAAGTAAATGATTCAGAAGACACCCCTTCAATGGCTAGTGATATCACAGCACAAATTATATCATACTTGAGAGTGCATCAACTAGCCTTGGTGTTCCCAGGCTTTGGTGGGCAGGGAAGAAATAAATACTGATAGGATTTGTCAGAATACTgtcggttagatacagagtaaagctccctctacactgtccccatcaaacactcccaggacaggtacagcatggggttagatacagagtaaagctccctctacactgtccccatcaaacactcccaggacaggtacagcacggggttagatacagagtaaagctccctctacactgtccccatcaaacactcccaggacaggtacagcacagggttagatacagaataaagctccctctacactgtccccatcaaacactcccagggcaggtacagcatggggttagatacagagtaaagctccctctacactgtccccatcaaacactcccaggacaggtacagcataggttAGTTACAGTGTAAAGATTCCTCtgcattgtcccatcaaacataCTTAACTGCTTAATTTAATACTAAATGCTCTACCACATCACGGTGTTCCCTTCATTTCCTACACTAATCATTACACCCTGGTGCGGTATCTCAGTAAATTTAGCGAATTATGGCTCTTTATAGGTGGCATTGTGTTGGGGTCTCGTACCCAGATTTAATAGAGCTGAGAGTATCATTATTCACATTGGACCCTTGTAACATCAGAAAGGGAGGAAAATGTGATCTGTTAAGTACATTGATTCAACCCCAAGTTCCACTGGTTCTAACCATCAAATTTATCTCATCCCTCTGTCCCTTATTTTAAATCCAGAAACTATGTCTTTCTGCTGCCCCTATGCAATCTATTTCTCAGACCATTTTCTGCTCCTTTTGTAACATAACAATCTAATGTCACCATTCTAAGATACAATGTTCAGCTCTCTACCCTTGAAGGCAGAGCCCTGTTGAAGATTTGATGCCTGTACTTGGGTAAACTTGAAGTGTTTTCAGTCAAATCACTGGGTGGTATTTAATGGGGGTATTGCCAGTGGGAGCCCCGTGTcatctcttttcaggaaggctcGCTGAGTTAAGTGCCACTACTGGACAGTGGTGGACCTGGTAGTGGGGGGGCACGGTAATCCTGCCTGCCGAGAGCTGCCAGCAAATCAGACGTCGGCAGCTCTACTGGATGGCAGCGCCACTGGGACGGTGGTGGCGGCTGCTGGTATGACACTCACCCGAGGTCAAGTATTGTCACTCAATTCAGGCCACAGGTAAGCAATGGCAGGGGAgcgggttgtgggggaggggtgagaggggtcgGCGGCAAGGGCAGGGGGGTTGGCTCTCAGTGGAGACGCCCCTTCCCGATGCTGGTCCCTTATCAGGCGCTGAGTGCTCTGGCAACCCGCAAGCAGCACTGCATGGGTTGTTTGTCATGCTCCctgaataataataataataccaGCAGCCGTGGGATAAGGCCTTTAAGTgaacattaattgcccacttaagggcctcaattgggggaAGGGTGGGAAGGGCATCTATGGGACTTCCTGccatggacttaattggggtggaggtgaGAAAGGGGCAGGGAGGTCCCCACACCCTCTGCCATCAAACACACCACTGGGgcggcattaaattctgcccactataTTATTCAGAGTGCAAACAGCATCCTGTGACTCACTCAAAGCTTTGTCTTCACAtcttttgattttattttctgtGTCCTGGGAGATTTCATGAATCCTTCCGCCAGCTCCACTTTTTAATGTGAAAATTTGGCCTTTTAAGAAAAAGCTCAGTCAGTCCTATAGTTTTCAATAtattaaaatctaataaaattaAAACCAAACTTAATAATCCTTAAATTTTAAATGTGCTATTCTAATTAATGTCCAGTTAATAATGTCATAAGTGAACCAGACAACCAAAACAACAAATTACAATATTGATGGGACAATCCATTATGAACAATGACAAAGGGTATAAATGGCAGTAAGATATGATAATGCTTGTTATATTTTAATACGCAGATAAAGCACAGTGTTCTCAGTGTTGTAtcataaagctccctcttcaagTGTTGCATCATTCAAGGTATCCAGCTATTCACCCTCAATAGATATTCTTGAGAAAAGAGTCAAGCCTAGTGGAAGGAGGACTTCAAAGTGGTTTGGTTTTGAGGATAAAGCATTCTCTATCCTGTTGAGCACTCCCAGAAAACAGGGATGGGTTTCAGAGACAATTAGATGCATTTCTGGAGGGAGAGTTGCAAGAATATGGGTAAGGAGGTTTACTTACTAAAAAGTGGTGAGCCTAAAATTTCCCAATCCCTAAAATAATATTTTTAACTGCAGCCATAACCATATGATTCACAGTTTAAATAAGAAAGAGTACAAAGGGCAGAGAAGAGAAACAAGAGGAAGGGAATTATTAATATCTATGAAAAAACTTCACCagtgaaataaaattaaattcaACGAGTCAAGAGCTGAAAATAAGAGTTTCAAAGTTACTGTTAAAACACAAAAAACAATTTTCTTTCAATATGAAAAATTACAAAGAAAATTAAATTATTTTGAGCTGCATCAAAAggaaaaaataaaatcagaacTGCTTAGGAAATGTAAATCCTGGAGGGTCTTAAAGAAACACAGAAACCAGGCAGAAACTAATCATCAGGAGTGAACACAGGCTCCATCTGTCCAATATTATCAATATATGTGGACCTGACTGGGTGACAAATCTCAATGTCAAGGGTTGCCAATGAGCTTGCAAAGTGGCACCAGACCAACAGCCATATTACTTAAAtaccagggtggggtggggggcagggacactgaataaattctCCTCTTGTTCTATAAAAgcaattttcttttaaatcaaAGTATCACTTCAGAGTGCTCTGCTCCCTAGAGGCAAGAGCAGCATGTGGGACTGTCCAGTGAAATGGAATCAAATGTAACCACTAAGGTATACTGGGGCCTGTGAAATTTAACGCGAAGTCCCATTCCCACCCTGCTGTTAATTAGTGGGTCAACTTGGGAGTCAAGCTGCAATACCTTAAGAGGAATGCACTACTACCTCTCAAGTATAAGTTGGACAAGTTAATAAATACGGCTCCTTCTTGTGAAAGGAGGTCAATGTAATTTGAATTCTTGTAGTGCAGAAACATGAGAAATATGATCATCAACTGCTTCTCCACCAGTGATTGATTGTTCCTGCTGCAAACCAATGGACACCTGGaatttcaggtaggtggggggggggggtcagtggagGCACATCTAGATttcaattttaacatttttagagTAGTAATGTGTTGTATGTGGAGTGACGTGACACAGGTTTGCTGATATGGGTTCCAGAGGCGCTGGTCACTTGCCGGTACCTCGCTGCAGTAGCCAGTCTTCACGTGCAATTCTTCCGCAGTGAATATTGACAGGTTTTTTTGATTGAAGGGGGCACAGCCCAACACTATCCTCACCCAACACCCACATTctggggtcactggacagtgatcaagaatGGGAGCCCATTCCTGAATTCCGCACAGACTAGGGATAGAGTTTGAGATTTTCCTGGTccgtgtggctcagtatcactgAGTGTGACTTATTTACTCCCTGAACCTTTTTAGAATCTTACAACATAACATTGATTGAGAAACTCTACAGAGCTGAGACTGTCCAACTGAAGTTCTTAACCGCTCCCAAAGGAATGGGATAACTTATCAGAAGTGTTACCCTTCAGCTCTGAGGCCAATTGAAACAGTCTTTCAACTGAAATGAGTTACCTTCAAACATATTAGAGAAAATATatagaaataaaaatgtaaaaagtCACAATTGATTTAATACTGCTGACCGCTACTTTGAAATACTATACGGCATCCTTCATTCTTATTCTGAGAGTTCAGTTCAGTGCATGGAAGGTCCCTTTCATGGAGTGGGTTACGGTCTCTGCAAAGAGAACAATGCATTGGTCACACATGATTCCCATAGCGGATTGTTCACACACGGATCTGGTAGCCCACATCATTGaggttcttttgttctgttgttttctTCTCTCCTGAAGATCTggaaagtaaataaataaaaagtcaCAAAATTCAGGAAGAAAGTCAATGGCTCAAGAGAGACAATATGCAGTTACTGAAATGCAAACATCTTTCATAGAGATTTCTATGAACAGAAATAATCCCCAGTTTGAACATAGGGACAGAAGTAAGTATTTAGACCCccaagcctgttctaccattcatgGCTGAACTACAAATTAACTCTATATAACCCGTCTTTGTCCCATACTCTTTAACACaaggacacaagaaataggaggagtagaccatatggccagacaagcctgcttcaccattcaatacgatcatggctgatcttgggcttcaactccatttccctacctgctcccatatcccttaattccctgggacaccaaaaatctgtctatcccagtctgAAATGTATTGAACGATGCAGCATCCACAagcctctggggtaaagaattccacagattcaaagCCCTTGAGTGAAGTAACTTCTCCTCAcagaaccatggaaaagttacggcacagaaagaggccattcagcccatcgtcttGGTGCTGACtgaaaataaaaagtaaaaaactagccgcccattctaatccccccttccagcacctggtccgtcaCCTTGTAGGTTATATACATATTCAAATTACATCTCAGTCCTCTGATACTGTGCCCCCAGGTTGGACTCACCAACTgtcggaaacattctctctgcgtCTATCCTATCAactcccttcagaatcttgtaggtttcaatgagatggcctctcattctcctaaactccagagaatatagacccaatttacagagcctctcatcataggacagccccctcatcccagggaccaatttagtgaacattCACCctaatgcctccaatgcaagtatatcctttcttaaatgttgagatcaaaactgcacacagtattccagatgtgtctCCAGAtgtaaaaccctgtacaactgtaacaagacttctttattgtaaaagcaaaaaactgcggatgctggaatccaaaacaaaaataaaaatacctggaaaaactcagcaggtctggcagcatctgcggagaggaacacagttaatgtttcaagtccgtatgactcttcaacagaactaaggaaaaatagaacagagatgaaatataagctggtttaagggggggtgggggcggagtgggacaggtagagctggatagagggccagtgatacgtgaagattgccaaaagatgtatagacaaaaggacaaagaggtgctgacGGTAAacatctatgacatcttttggcaatcttcacctatcactggccctctatccagttctacctgttccaacaccccttaaaccagcttatatttcacctctcttctatttttccttagttctgttgaagagtcatatggactcaaaacgttaactgtgttcctctctgcagatgctgtgagacctactgagtttttccaggtattttgtttttgtttaagacttCTTTACTGTTATCCTCCCATCCCCTTGCAgtcaaggccaacatgccatttgcctttctaattgcttgttgcacctgcatgctacctCTCAGCATTTCTTTTACGagaacacccaagtctctttgaataccaacatttacaagttttacaccttttaaaaaatattctgcttttctattcttaatatctttggttaacCATCAATCTCAGGTTTGAAACTAACAACTGATCTAACATTAATTTCAATTTGGGGtcgagaattccaaacttctaccatccaTTGTATGTagaagtatttcctaatttcaattctgaaaggcctggctttaatttttagtctatgtcccctagtcctagactccccaaacagcggaaatagtttctctctctcagttccctTCAATATATTTAAAATGTTGATCAAACCACCCCTTAAACTTTAAATTCCAGAGAAGATAATCCTagtttatttaatctctcctcataacttaacacttaagagtccaggtatcattctggtaaatcacaTTGCACTCCATCCAATGccagtattttttttattattcattcactggatgtgggtgctgctagaccagcatttattgcccattcctaactgccctctgaacaagtgcaattaagagtcaaccacagtactgtggatctggagtcagatgtaggccagaccaggtaaggacagcagatttccttccctacaggacattaggatcagatgggtttttacaacaatcaacaaatgGTTTCGTGGTTATcattagtcttttaattccagatttcttttttattgaattcaaattccaccatctgccatggggggattcgaacccagattctcagagtattaccctgggtttctagattactagtccagtgacaataccactatgccactgcctccccttgagTATATTTGTTAAGAAACACAAACTTACCTTAGCCTGGAATCAGGGGTTGGGAGCTTCAATCCCTGACGAAACTTGAGTCTCCCACGCATGGCCAGTTGGGAACTGGCACAGTGCTACCTTTATTATGTTCTTCAGGACCAGCCCTGCCCGCCTGCGCATAAAAGAAAGAACGGTACGAAAACCCGGGTAAGGTGACCAGGTGCAGAGCGCCATGAACAGCAAGGGTCTCTTGTAAGGAatgagggaggggacagggagaagatCCCAAGAAGTGTTCCAGaggcagggacaaagacaggggACAGGAACAGATCCCTGttaaggagcagagaaacaggttcCAAATTAAAGtaagagctgcagggagcagactttaagtgaagtaGGCTCAAGAGAAGCCTGGAAGATCCATGATGGCAGCTGAAGATTGGTGGCTCTGTGCTCTCTGACAAAAACAAATGTGGTTTGCTCATCACCAAACTGGAAGATATAAACAGGAGTTGGATCAAGATTTTCCACAAAATACTCAGCAGTGGACAAAAGGGTAGGCTTTAATTCCATTGAGAAGATGGCTGAATTGAGAGTCAATCGTTGCAGAATTACAACGCATGAGCTGAGAACTTGGAATAAGAAAGCTGGAGAGGATATGTTTGTCTAGGATTACTCAAAGAAAGTGGAAGTGAAAACTTGACTGCCATCTCCATTTCCTTAATTCAGTGAGAGGACAAGGCAGTGACACCAAAAGTTGTGACCAACGAAATCAATGTCAAGCTTCCCCAAAAGGAGGACAGAAGTGATTATAAAAAGTGATGGTGGTGTTACATTATACTTGGTTCCTGCAAAACTCCACCATTATCATCAACTGAATCAGTGGTCATTGATGGCAAACTCACAGAACTGCAAGCAGTTTTTCACCAAACAAGTTTTGCATTGAGCAGATCTTCATTCTTTGTCATTTCATTGAGCAAAGTAAAGAATGGCAGTGAGTTATCTGACTGGTTTAATACAACGACTATTGGCTGCATCTAGTCCCCTGTACGTTTTGGCAATATGAAGGGACTTCACCCGACTTCAAATCAGGCCCTATATGGACCAGCAGAGAGCTCGGGAGATAAGACTTTGCAGATGCCATCTgataattaataaaaataaaggtcTATAAAGAAAGACAAATGATTTGTGTAGATACAGCCAGAAAGGTTAGTTTATACATTAACTGTGCAAAAACTCAGGTCATAAAAGTGAATGTTAATACTCATGAAGAAGTATTTCTAGAAGGtgaatggctgaaggctgtggtTTCACTTATTTAGAAAAAGTGGTGTATGGTGACTGAGTTTGCATGTCAGATATCAAAGCTTGCATTAGATGAGCTTTTCAAACACTTAACACAGTCTAGAAAGCAAGTGTGATTGAGAATTATTGAAGAACAATGTGCTGGCTGCATTCTTATATGATCAGGAACTTGCCAGCCTAAAATAGACATCCAAAAGAAGCCAGGTATTCATTTACTCTCACTGCAATATTTAACTATGAGGTAGTTTAAGGGGCTACTTAAAACCCAATAGGAATTAATAAGTAAGATGCAATGGCAAAGACCCAGCTGTCAGTTATGAATGAGTAAAATGAATAAATACCGTCATCACTAATAGATATAATAAGCTAAATACAAAACTGAGCAACAGTGATAACTAGTGGAAACCAAATTAAATCAATCGTTAATCATCGCTTACGATTAAAGATGAATCAGTTAGTACTAGAAATAGGCAAATAAATGAATCTTTAAAGTAGATAATTGAAACAGGTAGTGTGTCTTTTTTTCAATTATTCActtgatgtgggcattgctggcaagcccagcatttattgcccatgcttaATTGCCCTTACAtcagttttgatacaactgagtagtttgcaaggccatttcagaaagcagttaagtgtcaaccacattgccatgggtctgAAGCACATATAGGATAGACTGGTAACAAGAgcaagtttccttccctgaaggacatttgtGAATTCGATGGGTTTTAccatggggagagaaagagaggagggggACGATAAAGACAGGTGTTAGAGAAAGAAGGGGAAAGGGGCAGAAAGGGAGAAATAAAGAGTCAAAGTAATTGGTAACAGGTTAAACAACTGGTGTTTGTAGTGAACATATAGCAGAGGACTGTGAAAAGTTTATTTAAAGCGATGATAGACACTTTGTGATTGTGCTCAAGGGTTTTGTATCTCTGAGTAAAGAGGCCTAGGCTGATTTCTCCAGCATTCTGCGACTCTCAGTCATCACATTTTTACAAATCAAGAGAAGGACTGTCAAGGAGTTCTTGTGTCAAGCCAACTTTCAAGAAGGTTGTAGCTAGCTCCTCATGTCAGTGCTGAAGTTGGAGATAGTTGTTAGACTGGATGCTGTGCCCTTGAAAGGTTCATTGACAGTGGCTCTTTAACTGGGCAATGAAGAGCTACTGAAAATTCAATCATTGCCTGCAGACATCAACACGTCTTAGCCTTTCCCTTGTGACTTAAATTCATTGTTCTCATTCAATGAGGTTTCTGCTGGTGGTGTTGATCATCTGTCTGTCTTGTTCATAAGTAGCAGAAGTTTGATTAGCTGGTAATCAGTTGTAACATTTGTGCCAAGCTGAAAGTTATACAAATTTTTTTTTGCTATATTGCCTATTGCAATCCTGTATGTGTCCTGTATGATGCTGGACTAACAGATGACTGGTGTAGCGTAGTGAATAACAAATAAATACATGAGCAATTTGTGAGAAAAGACAATTGTCATGGAAACAAAACGTTCTTCATTCAGTAAGTCACCCAGGAGACTAAGGCACAGCATGTGTTTGATTAGGAGCACAGGGACACATCATAAAATGCTTGAGGACACATAGGTTTAATAATACAGACTGTGAAGTTATTGAAGACTGCATTTAATTGAGAGATTAATTAGATATGCCTGTTCCCTGCAGCTAGCCTACTGAGGGCTCCTACCGTCTCTCACTGCGGCCATTCTTGCGATGTGGGCTTGACTGACTGCGATGGGGTGATGATGAATCCTTTTTCCTCTCACGGGTAGGGGACGATGGCACAGCTGCTCCCTTCACAACCTGTAGcaattgggggagtgggggagggaaaaAAACAAGACATGTTTGTAGAAAGGAACCAACTCACTGTTTTTCCAGGCTGAAGATGCCATTCTTCATGCCATTGTAAAGTCTGGCGTTAATCATGTGATgttcatttttctttttattccgccccccgccccctcccaccccagctGCATGCATACCAACAACTCCTTTTTCTGGCTTCCAAACAGGTATGGgcacctcctctctctcaggttcacctctctctccccaaagtGATGTCTCGGCATGAGTGAGGCAATTTGGGGATGCTATTTGCCCCTGGACTTCTCATTCCCAATCCACTAAGCATGCCCAGCAAAGACAAACATCTTCAACTGTGAAACCAAACTAATAAACACCTACAAAATGCTGTAAAGTATTTTAGACCTTATTTTTTCCCTGTTAACATTAGTCAACTTCTCCAGAGTTGTCCACTATTGACGGCTGGGGATCCACTCCTACTTCCCTACAATGCTGCTCTCCAACATCCCTAAGGAGATTACTTTACTCTGCTTCTCCCAAACCACAAAATCAGAGTGGATATCACCCCACAAGGATTTTTAACCACTTCCTTACCTTTAGCCGCATATCCCGGGTGTGCCTCTCCAGTTCCTTCCGCAGCTCCTCACGGCTCAGCTTCTCTATGTCAAGAACTGAATGCTTCCACTCGATCTGCTCCACACTGTGGGGGTCATGAGACACGTATTGTCCAATCTTGACTTTCTTCAGTGtgtgccagcattttctgtaggAACTCTCAAACTCTAAGATGAGGTCAATTAAAGTCCTGCACACTGGGGGTTTGAACATCAGGTCCTCGCGCCGACTCATGCCCAACGTTCCAAATCGTCCAGCATAGTGAATTCCCAGCACTATGTGGCGGAAGTAATTCCCTGAGAATTGAGTTTTGAAGCTGATGGGAAATCTCTCTACTCCAGGCATATTGTTGGTGAGGTAACTGACCACAAACATGAAGGAAAAACATATGACTGGTCTTCACTGGCATTTCAGAACACTGAAGGCAGAATTTAATGCACTtccctgtggtgagtttggtggttgtgggggagggggggcacttAATCAGCTGGGAGGATTGTGGGTGAGGACCACGCCACCTTCCTGCGTCCACCCCAATTAAGTCGGTGGAAGAtccatggatggccttcccatATTGCAGGCGGGTTACAGCTCACTGAATGGGGAGCACGAAATGCGAACCTGTGCAGGAATGCTTGCAGGCTCCCAGGAGGTGTCcattgttcaaaggcactcagtgcctggtcAAGGGACCCGGCCTTGAgaagtgtggaggggggggccCACTGAGCTAATCAGCAGGAGACgtccttgcctgtgtttgacctgatgccatgagacgtcatgggatccagagtcaatgttgaggattcccagggccactccctcgCGACTGTACACCACCCTACTGGTGGGACAAGGCATGCCCAGGTATGGTAGGTGACAGAGAGGGTGCTGTCAGTATGACTGTATCAGATTGACTAGCTGTCTGGTTGACtaatctgtgaggcagctctcccaattttgctaAAGTCTCAGATGTTAGTGAGGGGTCTTTGCAAGGTCAACTGTGCAGGGTATGCCTTGGCTAGTGCTGGGTGGTCagtccagttttattcttaacTTTTCTGTAGCAGCTTGATACTACTGAATGGTtagctaggccacttcagagggaatTTCagggtcaatcacattgctgtgggtctggagtcacatgttagggtcaagatggcagattttcttccctgaaggactttagtgaaccagatttttttaaaaatgacaatcctgtagtttcatgatcatctcTACCGAGATTATcattttattctagatttattaattgaatttaaaatccccTAGCGGTtgtagtgagatttgaactcatgtcccctgagtgagtccaggcctctggatcactaaAGCAGTAACATTACCATATTCTACTGTCCCTGCAAATTTATTCCTTTATAACTTTCCCACTAGTTGTTGGCCTACAGAATATACCCAGGAGTGTAATGGTACCTCTGCTGTTTCATAACTGTATCCAaacagattctgtccttgatccctcCAGGACAATCTCtgtctccagcactgtaatgttCTCCTTCACTATTACCGCCAATCCTCCTCTTGTTCCTTGCCCATCCCTCTTAAACACCTTGCAGTACTCAGTCCTACCCCTTTTTGAGCCAGGGTTCTGTTATTGCCACTTCACATTCCCATATGGTTATCCACTCCTGCAGCTCAGTAAACTTATTTATCATGCTTTGTGTGTTTACATATATGCACTGCAAACCTGAATTAGATCTTCTTCTATTTCCTCGTATTCTGACCCCACATAATACTTTAATATTTCTTGTTCTAATGCCATATGTCTCTCCCAATCCTTTGTGCACCATCTTTCTCCTTTCTACTGCTACATGCTGGTTCCCAACTCCCTACCAAATTATTTTAAACCTTATCCAACAGCACTACCATACCATCCCCCTGAGGTAATTAGTCCCAGCTCTGTTGGAATGCAACACATCCTTaatgtacaggtcccatctcccccctGAAGTCCCAATCTAAATTCCTCCTTCCTGCAAGAGTGAAGGATTATGGCCACATGAGATACAGacacatattctcacac
Proteins encoded:
- the vash1 gene encoding tubulinyl-Tyr carboxypeptidase 1, producing the protein MPGGRGDASFVRRRSASVGPVSVEKHLQREEDQDEDGDEEFRDEGVPFYINRGGLPVDEATWDRMWKHVAKIHPEGEKMVQRIRGMPYLPKVPMPCVPTFQLSTLVPDRLEAIQRYTRELQYNHTGTQFFEIKKNRPLTGLMDLAREMIRESLPIKCLEAVILGIYLTNNMPGVERFPISFKTQFSGNYFRHIVLGIHYAGRFGTLGMSRREDLMFKPPVCRTLIDLILEFESSYRKCWHTLKKVKIGQYVSHDPHSVEQIEWKHSVLDIEKLSREELRKELERHTRDMRLKVVKGAAVPSSPTRERKKDSSSPHRSQSSPHRKNGRSERRSSGEKKTTEQKNLNDVGYQIRV